The proteins below are encoded in one region of Paraburkholderia phenazinium:
- a CDS encoding long-chain fatty acid--CoA ligase gives MEKIWLKSYPPGVPAEIDPSQYSSVAELFEESFREYQTKPAFVCMGKQITYGELDTLSRKLAAWFQSKGLARGARIAIMMPNVLQYPVAIAAILRAGYVVVNVNPLYTPRELEHQLKDSGAEAIILLENFAVTLQAVLRNTAVKHVVVAAMGDLMGAKGLIVNFVVRHVKKMVPAWSLPGHIKFNAAIAEGARQEFKPVKQGPDDVAFLQYTGGTTGVAKGATLLHRNLIANVLQSQVWLDPAREGRDDIDQFITVVALPLYHIFALTVCGLLTVRTGGLGVLIPNPRDIGGMIKELQGYAITTIPAVNTLYNAMLNHPDFDKLNFSKLLVANGGGMAVQEAVAKRWYERTHTPIVEGYGMSETSPCVTCNPVSVTSYSGTIGLPLPSTEISIRDDDNNEVPLGQPGEICIRGPQVMAGYWNRPDETAKVMTPDGFFKSGDVGVVSDAGYVKIVDRKKDMILVSGFNVYPNEIEDVVAKLPGVFEVAAVGVPDQHSGEAVKLFIVKKDQALTDADIFAFCKEQLTGYKRPKIIEFRTELPKSNVGKILRRELRDGRA, from the coding sequence ATGGAAAAAATCTGGCTGAAATCATATCCGCCCGGCGTTCCAGCAGAGATCGATCCGAGTCAGTACTCGTCCGTTGCCGAACTGTTCGAAGAAAGCTTTCGTGAATATCAGACCAAGCCTGCGTTCGTCTGCATGGGGAAGCAGATAACGTATGGCGAACTGGACACCCTGTCGCGCAAGCTTGCGGCGTGGTTCCAGTCCAAAGGTCTCGCGCGGGGCGCGCGTATCGCGATCATGATGCCCAACGTGCTGCAGTACCCGGTGGCGATCGCAGCCATCTTGCGCGCGGGATACGTGGTGGTGAACGTGAATCCGCTTTACACGCCACGCGAGCTCGAACATCAACTCAAGGATAGCGGCGCCGAAGCCATCATCCTGCTCGAGAATTTCGCGGTGACGCTCCAGGCGGTGCTGCGCAATACGGCCGTCAAGCATGTGGTGGTCGCGGCGATGGGCGATCTGATGGGCGCGAAAGGGCTCATCGTGAACTTCGTCGTACGTCACGTTAAAAAGATGGTGCCGGCGTGGAGCTTGCCGGGGCACATCAAGTTCAATGCAGCGATTGCCGAGGGTGCTCGCCAGGAGTTCAAGCCGGTCAAGCAAGGGCCGGACGACGTCGCGTTCCTGCAATACACCGGTGGCACGACCGGCGTCGCGAAAGGCGCCACCTTGCTCCATCGCAACCTGATCGCCAACGTCCTGCAGTCGCAAGTCTGGCTCGACCCGGCGCGCGAGGGTCGAGACGACATCGACCAGTTCATCACCGTCGTCGCGCTGCCGCTGTATCACATCTTCGCCTTGACGGTGTGCGGACTACTCACCGTTCGTACGGGAGGGCTTGGCGTGCTGATTCCAAATCCGCGCGACATCGGTGGCATGATCAAGGAACTGCAAGGCTATGCGATCACCACTATTCCGGCGGTGAACACGCTCTATAACGCGATGCTCAACCATCCCGATTTCGACAAGCTCAACTTCTCGAAGCTGCTCGTCGCCAATGGTGGGGGGATGGCTGTTCAGGAAGCCGTCGCGAAGCGCTGGTATGAAAGGACGCACACGCCGATCGTCGAAGGTTACGGCATGTCGGAAACGTCGCCGTGTGTGACCTGCAACCCCGTGTCGGTTACTTCGTACAGCGGCACGATCGGCTTGCCACTGCCATCGACCGAGATCTCGATTCGCGACGACGACAATAACGAGGTGCCCCTCGGTCAACCGGGTGAGATCTGCATCCGCGGTCCGCAGGTCATGGCCGGCTATTGGAACCGTCCGGATGAAACCGCCAAGGTGATGACCCCGGACGGCTTCTTCAAATCGGGCGACGTCGGCGTGGTGAGCGACGCGGGTTATGTGAAGATTGTCGACCGCAAGAAGGACATGATTCTGGTGTCCGGTTTCAATGTCTATCCGAACGAGATTGAAGACGTCGTCGCCAAGCTACCCGGCGTGTTTGAAGTTGCTGCGGTTGGCGTGCCGGATCAGCATTCGGGCGAAGCGGTGAAGCTGTTCATCGTCAAGAAGGATCAGGCACTGACCGACGCGGACATCTTCGCTTTCTGCAAGGAACAGCTCACCGGCTACAAGCGGCCAAAGATTATCGAGTTCCGCACGGAACTGCCGAAGAGCAATGTGGGCAAAATCTTGCGGCGGGAATTACGCGACGGCCGCGCGTGA
- a CDS encoding molybdopterin-containing oxidoreductase family protein, with protein sequence MNAPTEFARAVCPHDCPDTCAMRVTVEHGRAIKVVGDPDHPPTQGALCTKVSRYAERVHHPRRLTKPMRRVGAKGEGRFEPISWDEALGLAAARLSEIASRAPEAIVPYSYAGTMGLVQGDSIAQRFFHKLGASQLDRTICAAAGAAGLKYTYGASLGMLTEYFAESELILIWGSNPIASNLHFWTRAQEAKRNGARLIAIDPYRSLTAEKCHQHIALKPGTDGALALGMMNVLITEDWLDHAYIAEHTLGFEQLKARALDYPPARVAQICGIDAQTIVDLARLYGGTRKAAIRMNYGLQRVRGGGNAVRAIACLPSLTGAWRERAGGALLSSSGWAPVDSHALQRPDLIPGWPSHQPRVINMNAIGDALLHPGDAQFGPKIEAVIVYNSNPVAVAPDSQRVAAGFAREDLFTIVLEHFQTDTADYADLLLPATTQLEHLDLHKSYGHTHVMANLPAIQPVGEARPNTEIFRGIARHMNLQEPALFETDDSVAANAFRWSDPVFAGVDWVSLKASGWAKLNLPDAPFAEGGFRTPSGKCEFFSGRLAQQGLDPLPDYLPPYESADGAPELAARFPLAMISPPARNFLNSTFVNVESLRSTEGEPHLDIHPIDASRREVIDGDLVRVFNDRGSMQARARVTDKAREGLVVGLSIWWKKLAPDGCNANQVTSQALTDLGGSATFYDCLVEVERVASL encoded by the coding sequence ATGAATGCCCCGACCGAATTTGCCCGCGCCGTGTGTCCGCATGACTGCCCGGACACCTGCGCGATGCGCGTGACAGTCGAGCATGGTCGGGCGATCAAGGTGGTTGGCGATCCCGATCATCCGCCGACGCAAGGGGCGTTGTGCACCAAGGTCAGCCGTTATGCGGAGCGGGTACATCATCCGCGCCGTCTTACGAAGCCGATGCGCCGCGTCGGCGCCAAAGGTGAGGGCCGCTTTGAGCCGATCAGTTGGGATGAGGCGCTTGGACTCGCGGCCGCGCGTCTATCGGAAATTGCGAGCCGCGCTCCCGAGGCGATCGTTCCTTACAGCTACGCCGGAACGATGGGCCTCGTCCAGGGCGACAGCATCGCCCAGAGGTTCTTCCACAAGCTGGGCGCATCCCAATTGGACCGTACGATCTGCGCGGCGGCCGGCGCGGCCGGTCTGAAGTACACCTACGGTGCGAGTCTCGGCATGCTGACGGAATACTTCGCCGAGAGCGAGCTCATTCTGATCTGGGGATCGAATCCGATCGCATCGAATCTGCATTTTTGGACCCGCGCGCAGGAGGCCAAACGCAACGGTGCGCGTCTGATCGCGATCGACCCATACCGCTCGCTGACGGCGGAAAAATGCCATCAGCATATCGCCCTCAAACCCGGCACCGACGGTGCGCTTGCCCTCGGCATGATGAACGTGCTGATCACCGAAGATTGGCTCGATCACGCCTATATCGCCGAACATACCTTGGGCTTTGAACAACTGAAGGCCCGCGCGCTGGACTACCCACCCGCTCGCGTAGCCCAGATTTGCGGTATTGATGCGCAGACGATCGTCGACCTCGCACGCCTTTACGGTGGAACCCGAAAGGCCGCGATCCGCATGAATTACGGCTTGCAACGAGTACGCGGCGGGGGCAATGCGGTGCGCGCCATCGCCTGTCTGCCCTCGTTGACCGGCGCGTGGCGCGAGCGCGCCGGCGGGGCGTTGCTCTCTTCGTCGGGCTGGGCTCCGGTCGATTCCCACGCGCTGCAACGTCCTGACCTGATCCCCGGTTGGCCGTCGCACCAGCCGCGCGTGATCAATATGAATGCGATTGGCGACGCATTGCTGCATCCCGGCGACGCCCAATTCGGTCCCAAGATCGAAGCGGTGATCGTCTACAACTCGAACCCGGTTGCTGTTGCACCGGACTCGCAGCGGGTTGCGGCCGGCTTTGCGCGGGAGGATCTGTTTACGATCGTCCTCGAGCATTTTCAGACTGACACCGCTGACTACGCCGACTTGCTGCTGCCCGCGACCACGCAGCTAGAACATCTCGATCTGCATAAGTCTTACGGGCACACGCACGTGATGGCGAACCTGCCCGCGATTCAACCGGTAGGCGAGGCCCGGCCCAACACTGAAATCTTCCGCGGCATCGCCCGCCATATGAACCTGCAGGAGCCGGCACTGTTCGAGACCGACGATAGCGTGGCCGCAAACGCGTTCCGTTGGAGCGACCCGGTATTCGCAGGTGTCGACTGGGTGTCCCTGAAAGCGAGCGGCTGGGCGAAGCTCAATCTGCCTGATGCTCCCTTTGCCGAAGGCGGGTTCCGCACTCCTTCCGGCAAGTGCGAATTTTTTAGCGGGCGGCTCGCACAGCAAGGACTCGATCCGTTGCCCGACTATTTGCCGCCCTACGAATCCGCCGACGGCGCCCCTGAACTCGCGGCCCGTTTTCCTCTGGCGATGATTTCGCCGCCGGCCCGCAATTTCCTGAACAGCACCTTCGTCAACGTGGAGAGTTTGCGGTCGACCGAAGGCGAGCCGCATCTCGACATTCACCCCATCGACGCGAGCCGGCGCGAGGTTATCGATGGCGACCTCGTGCGCGTTTTCAACGACCGCGGTTCGATGCAAGCCCGCGCCCGGGTCACCGACAAGGCGCGGGAAGGTCTCGTAGTCGGACTTTCTATCTGGTGGAAAAAACTCGCCCCCGACGGCTGCAACGCGAATCAGGTGACGAGTCAGGCGCTGACAGACCTTGGCGGTTCGGCCACCTTCTACGATTGCCTCGTCGAGGTCGAGCGCGTTGCAAGCCTTTGA
- the rsmH gene encoding 16S rRNA (cytosine(1402)-N(4))-methyltransferase RsmH, protein MAPAMGNELQHRTVLLEEAVEALIKRPDGVYVDGTFGRGGHSRAVLGKLGESGRLIAFDKDPLAIATAQQIADPRFEIVHESFASLRDAVAERGVGRVSGVLLDLGVSSPQVDDPERGFSFRADGPLDMRMDPTRGESAADWLARATVQELTEVIRDYGEERFAFQIAKALVARRAESDRLGPLVSTGELAQIVANVVKTREKGKDPATRTFQAIRIHINQELAELQVVLEAALALLEQGGRLVVISFHSLEDRIVKRFMQAHASAPAVDRRLPIRAVDLPSPPLKIIGRVFASDAEVAANPRARSAVMRVAERIAP, encoded by the coding sequence ATGGCACCTGCGATGGGAAACGAGTTGCAGCATCGCACGGTGCTGCTGGAAGAAGCGGTCGAAGCGTTGATCAAGCGCCCGGACGGCGTCTATGTAGACGGCACGTTCGGTCGCGGCGGACATAGCCGCGCGGTGTTGGGCAAGCTGGGTGAGTCGGGGCGGTTGATCGCATTCGACAAGGATCCGCTAGCCATCGCCACGGCTCAGCAAATCGCCGATCCGCGTTTCGAGATCGTGCACGAGAGTTTTGCTTCACTGCGCGACGCGGTTGCGGAGCGTGGGGTAGGGCGGGTGTCGGGGGTGTTGCTGGATCTGGGCGTGTCGTCGCCGCAAGTCGACGATCCGGAGCGGGGTTTCAGTTTCCGCGCCGACGGCCCACTCGACATGCGGATGGACCCGACGCGCGGCGAATCTGCTGCTGACTGGCTGGCGCGGGCCACGGTGCAGGAATTGACGGAGGTAATACGAGATTATGGGGAAGAACGGTTTGCTTTTCAGATTGCAAAGGCGCTTGTTGCTCGCCGGGCAGAGTCCGACCGTCTTGGGCCTCTCGTCAGCACGGGCGAGCTTGCCCAAATCGTGGCTAACGTCGTCAAAACCCGTGAGAAGGGCAAGGATCCGGCAACCCGCACCTTTCAGGCTATACGGATTCACATCAATCAAGAGCTTGCGGAGCTGCAAGTCGTTTTAGAAGCGGCGCTAGCGCTGCTGGAGCAAGGGGGGCGGCTGGTGGTGATCAGCTTTCATTCGCTCGAAGACCGGATCGTCAAACGGTTCATGCAGGCGCACGCCAGTGCTCCGGCGGTGGATCGCCGTCTGCCGATCCGTGCCGTCGACCTGCCCAGCCCGCCGCTCAAAATCATCGGCCGCGTATTCGCGAGTGACGCTGAAGTCGCCGCGAATCCGCGCGCCCGTTCTGCCGTGATGCGTGTGGCGGAGCGTATCGCGCCATGA
- the mraZ gene encoding division/cell wall cluster transcriptional repressor MraZ, translating into MFQGASALTLDAKGRMSIPSRYRDALQTQAEGRVTITKHPDGCLLLFPRPEWEIFRDKVDKLPMNATWWKRIFLGNAMDVDMDGAGRVLVSPELRTAGGLEKELTLLGMGRHFELWDAQTYAAKEQAAMAEGMPEALKDFTF; encoded by the coding sequence GTGTTCCAAGGGGCGTCGGCGCTGACGCTCGATGCGAAAGGGCGGATGTCTATTCCCTCTCGGTATCGGGATGCGCTGCAGACACAGGCAGAGGGCCGGGTGACGATCACCAAGCACCCGGACGGCTGCCTGTTGCTCTTTCCGCGCCCGGAATGGGAGATCTTCCGCGACAAGGTCGACAAGCTGCCCATGAACGCGACCTGGTGGAAGCGCATTTTCCTCGGTAACGCAATGGACGTTGATATGGACGGCGCAGGGCGCGTGCTCGTGTCGCCGGAATTGCGCACGGCTGGCGGGCTGGAAAAAGAATTGACGCTGCTCGGCATGGGCCGCCACTTCGAACTGTGGGATGCACAAACATACGCCGCCAAGGAACAGGCGGCAATGGCTGAGGGCATGCCCGAAGCGTTAAAAGATTTCACGTTCTGA
- the ftsL gene encoding cell division protein FtsL, which yields MSRLNIFLLIVVMGCALSVVNATNQQRQIFIQLQRAESQERQLQQDYSQLQYQQSALSKTSRIEQIATDSLKMAAVTTGRTQYLTLSPGAAMAEDAPVPTSAPAPATASAPHVTRQGNAR from the coding sequence ATGAGCCGCCTCAATATCTTTCTGCTGATTGTTGTAATGGGCTGTGCATTATCTGTAGTTAACGCGACGAATCAGCAGCGTCAGATCTTTATCCAGTTGCAGCGCGCGGAGTCGCAGGAGCGTCAGTTGCAGCAGGATTATTCGCAGCTTCAATACCAGCAGAGCGCACTGTCGAAAACCTCGCGCATCGAGCAGATTGCGACGGATTCGCTGAAGATGGCGGCCGTTACCACCGGCCGCACTCAATATCTGACGCTCTCCCCGGGCGCCGCCATGGCTGAAGATGCGCCGGTACCGACGTCGGCGCCCGCGCCGGCCACGGCCTCTGCCCCGCACGTCACCCGTCAGGGGAACGCGCGATGA
- a CDS encoding M20 aminoacylase family protein, producing the protein MKLIPEIQAAHGEIQTLRRTIHAHPELRYEETQTSDLVAKSLTEWGIEVHRGLGKTGVVGILKRGSSNRSIGLRADMDALPIQEINSFEHRSRHDGKMHACGHDGHTAMLLGAARHLARHGEFDGTIVFIFQPAEEGGAGAQAMIDDGLFTKFPVDAVFGIHNWPGMPAGQFGVTEGPIMASSNEFRIEITGVGSHAAMPHNGRDPVFTAVQIANGLQGIITRNKKPLDTAVLSITQIHAGDAVNVVPDRAWMAGTVRTFTTETLDLVEARMRTIAENIAAAYDCSVNIRFHRNYPPTVNSSEETRFAASVMKEVVGAENVDDAVEPTMGAEDFSFMLLAKPGCYAFLGNGGGGHRDAGHGAGPCMLHNASYDFNDELLPIGSTYWVRLAQKFLASK; encoded by the coding sequence ATGAAACTAATCCCCGAAATCCAGGCCGCACACGGCGAAATACAAACCCTCCGACGAACCATTCACGCGCATCCGGAACTGCGTTACGAAGAGACCCAGACTTCCGATCTTGTCGCGAAAAGTCTGACTGAGTGGGGTATCGAGGTCCATCGCGGCCTCGGTAAGACCGGTGTCGTGGGCATTCTGAAGCGCGGCAGTAGCAATCGCTCTATCGGATTGCGAGCCGACATGGATGCGCTACCGATCCAGGAGATCAACAGCTTCGAGCATCGCTCTCGTCACGACGGGAAGATGCACGCCTGTGGACACGATGGGCATACGGCCATGCTATTGGGTGCTGCTCGACACCTGGCCAGGCATGGCGAGTTCGACGGAACGATTGTGTTCATTTTCCAGCCGGCCGAAGAAGGCGGTGCAGGCGCGCAGGCGATGATCGACGATGGTCTGTTCACGAAGTTTCCCGTCGATGCTGTGTTCGGGATTCATAACTGGCCGGGTATGCCGGCTGGGCAATTCGGCGTGACCGAAGGCCCGATCATGGCGTCGAGCAACGAATTCCGCATCGAAATCACAGGCGTAGGATCACACGCGGCGATGCCGCACAACGGTCGCGACCCTGTTTTCACCGCGGTGCAGATCGCCAACGGACTGCAGGGCATCATCACGCGTAACAAGAAGCCGCTGGATACGGCGGTACTGTCGATCACGCAGATTCACGCAGGCGATGCGGTGAACGTCGTTCCTGATCGAGCCTGGATGGCGGGCACGGTGCGCACGTTCACGACGGAAACGCTGGACCTCGTCGAAGCTCGTATGCGGACGATTGCAGAGAATATTGCTGCGGCTTACGACTGTTCGGTAAATATCCGCTTCCATCGCAACTATCCGCCTACGGTGAATAGCAGCGAAGAGACGCGCTTTGCCGCGTCGGTCATGAAGGAGGTTGTGGGGGCAGAAAACGTTGACGACGCCGTGGAGCCAACAATGGGCGCCGAGGACTTTTCGTTCATGCTGCTCGCCAAGCCGGGTTGCTACGCTTTCCTCGGCAATGGAGGGGGCGGGCATCGCGATGCCGGTCATGGTGCCGGGCCCTGCATGCTGCATAACGCGAGTTACGATTTTAACGATGAGCTTTTGCCAATCGGATCGACGTATTGGGTAAGGCTCGCGCAGAAGTTTTTGGCGTCCAAGTAG
- the coq7 gene encoding 2-polyprenyl-3-methyl-6-methoxy-1,4-benzoquinone monooxygenase: MLDELITELDRGLRSMTGVSRMNRPVPVPPVVAEMPELSPAEREHAAALMRVNHVGEVCAQALYQAQKLATRSPALKETFERAAREEEDHLAWTARRLEALDSRPSLLNPLWYAGALALGLVAGRFGDRVSLGFMAETERQVEQHLDSHLEKLPEADLESRAIVEQMRTDEAAHGKAAIDAGGVELPFPARVLMRAASKIMTRTAYYV; the protein is encoded by the coding sequence ATGCTGGATGAATTGATTACCGAGCTGGATCGGGGTTTACGTTCAATGACAGGCGTATCGCGGATGAACCGTCCAGTGCCTGTGCCGCCCGTGGTGGCGGAGATGCCGGAGCTGTCGCCGGCCGAGCGTGAGCACGCGGCCGCCCTGATGCGTGTGAACCACGTCGGTGAGGTGTGTGCCCAGGCGCTTTATCAGGCGCAAAAACTGGCCACCCGCTCTCCCGCCTTGAAAGAGACCTTCGAGCGTGCAGCTCGCGAAGAAGAGGACCATCTCGCGTGGACCGCGCGCCGTCTGGAAGCACTCGACTCGCGTCCCAGTCTGCTGAATCCGCTTTGGTATGCAGGTGCTCTTGCGCTCGGTCTGGTGGCTGGACGCTTCGGAGATCGCGTGAGCCTCGGCTTCATGGCCGAGACCGAGCGTCAGGTGGAGCAGCACCTCGACAGCCATCTCGAGAAACTGCCAGAGGCGGATCTCGAGTCTCGCGCGATCGTCGAACAGATGCGCACCGACGAGGCCGCGCACGGTAAAGCCGCAATCGATGCGGGCGGTGTCGAACTGCCTTTTCCCGCTCGCGTCCTGATGCGCGCGGCGTCGAAAATCATGACCCGGACTGCCTACTACGTTTAA